From the Sceloporus undulatus isolate JIND9_A2432 ecotype Alabama unplaced genomic scaffold, SceUnd_v1.1 scaffold_632, whole genome shotgun sequence genome, the window TTATTTAGCTTCACAGCCAAGTTGCCCAGTTTGATCATAGACTGGATTTGTGGGGCAGTTATAAGAATGTTAAgcatgtttgcttttttttagaTATAAAGCTGTTCATAGAATGTCCAAGACATGATAGCAAAATCTGTTTTCTTCCCAAACCTTGCTCTGCTGAGTCCTTAAAGCAGTTTTTCCCCAGCCTAGTTCTAGTACTAGATACCTGCAAATTCCTTTTGAGTAAGAAGTAGATGCTGCCACTTCAATTGAAATATTTAAGAGCCATGTGACTCTCTGCATGTCTAATTGGCACAGTTTCTAGAGGGAGGGACTAATTGTAGAAGAGGGACAGCTGGGAAACAAGAAAATAATGCTGTTGGTGTATTATGTACAGTCACATATAAAACTCTTGCATTCTATGTGAAACATTTGAAGATGGACAGTTGAATTTGTAATCACCTTatctaaactttaaaaaacatacagcaCTTTTGTATGTACATTAGGAGAGTGACTTATGCTGCAATGCTATGCATGTTTCATCAGATGTAAGACCCACTGAATTTAGTGGGACTTACTCCTATATATGTCTTTAGTTCTGCAGCCTGATTGTTAATGCTATAGTGAATAATACAAAAAACAGtgtaatatataatttttatgtatCAGTACTATAATGTATTGCAGTATGAACAGAGATGACCACTATGTGAGAATTTGTGCCATCAAATTTCTCTGCTTGCTAGATGAATCAAATACGCTACACAAAGAGTTTATAGAAGTTTTTGTCATGAAGCTGCTTGATAAAGTAagtatttatttacggtattttgTGAATACTGTACATCTAGGCTTTGCTGATTGGATTCTCTTGTTGCTGGGGAGACCACCTCTCTATAACCCCTGCCAGTCCTTGTGTTCAAATATTCATGATAGTACCATCCTCTTCTCAGTTGCATGCTTGATATTTCACACAGAGAGaatcattctttttattttttgcttgctttCCTGTAATTGCTGTTTACAATGCAAATAACCTAGAAAATGATATTGTTTCAAAAGATGTTAGATGTATGAACATTTCAGTCCAGTTATCTAGATGTTATTGTAGCTAACCAGAAACAAaaagtgttttaaatatatactatACAAGAACAGGTAAACAGTGTTTTGAGTTAGTTTTAGGTAAACCAGTGTCTTACCTTGAAATCTGAAAGCCAAGGGAAAATACACCATCACCTAATTTTTCCAAAAATTGTATGTCTTGAAACAATGAAACAGTTTATGTGAACTCTCCTCCTTTTTTTGAATGAGTTAAATGTTggtctttattattttttaaaactttttttcatgtgtAACATAAAGATTTCGGCTTAGGGCAATTTACTTCATTTGAAAGTAAAAT encodes:
- the LOC121917766 gene encoding probable methyltransferase TARBP1, which produces MFQLIEMSSTRTGVFNVLLSYCCHTWIFPTPGATRAAENAFSNASSYSELLIEACLFGTVFRRDQRLIQEVCAFVENLGEECAANVVTESMNRDDHYVRICAIKFLCLLDESNTLHKEFIEVFVMKLLDKVSIYLRYFVNTVHLGFADWILLLLGRPPLYNPCQSLCSNIHDSTILFSVACLIFHTERIILFIFCLLSCNCCLQCK